A window of Acinonyx jubatus isolate Ajub_Pintada_27869175 chromosome E4, VMU_Ajub_asm_v1.0, whole genome shotgun sequence contains these coding sequences:
- the MNDA gene encoding myeloid cell nuclear differentiation antigen isoform X1, translating to MQAPNQVAPRRPTLQKDPITVVVLKATDPVEYEFPGQRKKKVFLATVATSNQVFQVKVLNIKLKKEFKQKNVITMSGYIRYKNVLEINERSVVQRAPDGQRIEVPNDLWIRAKTPPKIRDLCQEDPGNLPTIVSGLFLLQKKKDNKKTTVYVIQDDTGTMEVVGSEICYGIKCAEGDTVRLFCFYLKKIKEKLKLTSGKYSFMEVVKRNGHKQQPRSVTFKLDIAVNNSPLNPSSGVNCIVKVENINEE from the exons ATGCAAGCCCCAAATCAGGTGGCTCCTAGGAGGCCTACCCTTCAAAAGGATCCCATAACAGTGGTGGTACTGAAGGCAACAGATCCAGTTGAGTATGAATTCCcagggcagaggaaaaaaaaagtgtttcttgcTACGGTGGCTACTTCCAATCAAGTTTTCCAAGTGAAGGTTTTAAACATCAAGCTGAAAAAGGAATTCAAGCAAAAGAATGTCATTACCATGTCAGGATACATTCGATACAAAAATGTCCTGGAGATAAACGAAAGGTCGGTTGTGCAGAGAGCTCCTGATGGCCAGAGGATTGAGGTCCCAAACGACCTCTGGATAAGAGCAAAAACCCCTCCCAAGATCAGAGATCTTTGCCAGGAAGATCCGGGTAATCTTCCCACAATCGTGTCTGGATTGTTTCTCCTGCAGAAG AAAAAAGATAACAAGAAGACAACAGTCTATGTAATACAAGACGATACAGGAACCATGGAGGTCGTGGGGAGTGAAATATGCTACGGCATCAAGTGTGCGGAAGGAGACACAGTTCGACTCTTCTgcttttatctgaagaaaattaaGGAGAAGCTAAAACTGACAAGTGGAAAGTACAGCTTCATGGAG GTCGTCAAGAGGAACGGACACAAACAGCAACCACGCAGTGTGACTTTCAAGCTGGACATTGCAGTGAACAACTCTCCTCTGAATCCATCAAGTGGCGTTAATTGTATTGTCAAAGTGGAGAATATCAATGAAGAATAG
- the MNDA gene encoding myeloid cell nuclear differentiation antigen isoform X2 has product MEVVGSEICYGIKCAEGDTVRLFCFYLKKIKEKLKLTSGKYSFMEVVKRNGHKQQPRSVTFKLDIAVNNSPLNPSSGVNCIVKVENINEE; this is encoded by the exons ATGGAGGTCGTGGGGAGTGAAATATGCTACGGCATCAAGTGTGCGGAAGGAGACACAGTTCGACTCTTCTgcttttatctgaagaaaattaaGGAGAAGCTAAAACTGACAAGTGGAAAGTACAGCTTCATGGAG GTCGTCAAGAGGAACGGACACAAACAGCAACCACGCAGTGTGACTTTCAAGCTGGACATTGCAGTGAACAACTCTCCTCTGAATCCATCAAGTGGCGTTAATTGTATTGTCAAAGTGGAGAATATCAATGAAGAATAG